One Microbacterium esteraromaticum genomic window carries:
- the metK gene encoding methionine adenosyltransferase translates to MSALRLFTSESVTEGHPDKICDQISDSILDGLLTVDRGSRVAVETLVTTGLVHVAGEIRTEGYVDIPTIVRDVVNRIGYTSSDTGFDGSSCGVSISVGEQSTDIANGVDQAQEQRDGGSTDPRDELGAGDQGIMFGFATNETPQLMPMAAWTAHRIAERLTEVRRSGELAFLRPDGKTQVTLGYDGFTPKTVDAVVLSTQHHPDIPQDELKQLVRDVVIDPVLEQTGLDLADDLTYYINPAGPFVTGGPKGDAGLTGRKIIIDTYGGAARHGGGAFSGKDPSKVDRSGAYAMRWVAKNVVAAGLADRAEVQVAYAIGVARPVGLYVETFGTGRVSDETITEAISKVFDLRPQAIIEELDLLRPIYAQTAAYGHFGRELPDFTWERTDRADDLRRAAGL, encoded by the coding sequence ATGAGCGCCCTGCGCCTGTTCACGTCCGAGTCCGTCACCGAGGGACACCCCGACAAGATCTGCGACCAGATCTCCGACAGCATCCTCGACGGGCTCCTCACCGTCGACCGCGGCTCCCGCGTCGCCGTGGAGACGCTCGTGACGACCGGCCTGGTCCACGTCGCGGGCGAGATCCGCACCGAGGGCTACGTCGACATCCCGACCATCGTGCGAGACGTCGTCAACCGCATCGGCTACACCTCCAGCGACACCGGATTCGACGGCTCGTCGTGCGGGGTGAGCATCTCGGTCGGCGAGCAGTCCACCGACATCGCCAACGGCGTCGACCAGGCGCAGGAGCAGCGCGACGGCGGCTCGACCGACCCCCGCGACGAGCTGGGCGCCGGTGATCAGGGCATCATGTTCGGCTTCGCCACCAACGAGACTCCGCAGCTCATGCCGATGGCCGCATGGACTGCGCACCGAATCGCCGAGCGCCTCACCGAGGTGCGCCGCTCGGGCGAGCTGGCCTTCCTGCGTCCGGACGGCAAGACGCAGGTGACCCTCGGCTACGACGGCTTCACCCCGAAGACGGTCGATGCGGTCGTGCTCTCGACGCAGCACCACCCCGACATCCCGCAGGACGAGCTCAAGCAGCTCGTCCGCGATGTCGTGATCGACCCGGTGCTCGAGCAGACCGGGCTCGACCTCGCCGACGACCTCACCTACTACATCAACCCGGCCGGCCCGTTCGTCACAGGTGGCCCGAAGGGCGATGCGGGTCTGACAGGCCGCAAGATCATCATCGACACCTACGGCGGCGCGGCGCGTCACGGCGGCGGTGCGTTCAGCGGAAAGGACCCCTCGAAGGTCGACCGCTCGGGCGCCTACGCGATGCGCTGGGTGGCCAAGAACGTCGTGGCAGCCGGCCTCGCCGACCGCGCCGAGGTTCAGGTCGCATATGCGATCGGCGTTGCCCGTCCGGTCGGGCTGTACGTCGAGACGTTCGGCACCGGGCGCGTCTCAGACGAGACGATCACCGAGGCGATCTCGAAGGTGTTCGACCTGCGCCCTCAGGCCATCATCGAGGAGCTCGACCTGCTGCGTCCGATCTACGCGCAGACCGCCGCGTATGGCCACTTCGGTCGCGAGCTGCCCGATTTCACCTGGGAGCGCACCGACCGCGCCGACGACCTGCGCCGCGCAGCCGGCCTCTGA
- the rpoZ gene encoding DNA-directed RNA polymerase subunit omega has product MAGHNNGIIDPPIDNLLERVESKYELVIYASKRARQINDYYSDLHEGNLFDNVGPLVDSSVEDKPLTIALHEINEDKLRIRHAE; this is encoded by the coding sequence ATGGCCGGACACAACAACGGCATCATCGACCCGCCCATCGACAACCTGCTCGAGCGCGTCGAGTCGAAGTACGAGCTCGTGATCTACGCGTCCAAGCGCGCCCGCCAGATCAACGACTACTACTCCGACCTGCACGAGGGCAACCTCTTCGACAACGTCGGTCCGCTGGTCGACTCGTCGGTCGAGGACAAGCCCCTCACGATCGCCCTGCACGAGATCAACGAGGACAAGCTGCGCATCCGTCACGCTGAGTGA
- the gmk gene encoding guanylate kinase yields the protein MRAIRRSSVAERPAVPDVDRIAASRRALERRRARAALKRDLGMRVVSPQEVLRRATEDAESDAATMRVTDFLMALPAIGAGKRDRVLEELHIAPVKRLGGLGVRQRVALNAWLDERFPPHRPRPARSRLLVLAGPTAVGKGTVAAHIRETHPEIHLSVSATTRAPRPGEVDGVHYYFVDDAEFDRLIAERQLLEYAVVHNKHRYGTPRGPVDAALAEGRTVLLEIDLQGARQVRAAEPTASLVFLLPPSWDELVHRLVGRGTEDAEERTRRLRTARVELAAQNEFDYLVVNADVATAAEEVVELSSDSAR from the coding sequence ATGCGCGCTATCAGGAGGTCCTCCGTGGCTGAACGTCCTGCCGTCCCCGACGTCGATCGGATCGCAGCCTCGCGCCGCGCCCTTGAGCGCCGACGTGCTCGAGCCGCGCTCAAGCGCGACCTCGGCATGAGGGTCGTCTCCCCGCAGGAGGTGCTGCGCCGCGCAACGGAGGACGCCGAGTCCGACGCCGCGACCATGCGTGTCACCGACTTCCTCATGGCGCTGCCCGCCATCGGCGCCGGCAAGCGGGATCGCGTGCTCGAGGAGCTGCACATCGCACCGGTCAAGCGGCTCGGCGGGCTGGGCGTGCGTCAGCGCGTCGCGCTGAACGCCTGGCTCGACGAGCGCTTCCCGCCGCACCGCCCGCGCCCCGCCCGCAGCCGTCTGCTCGTGCTCGCCGGGCCCACTGCCGTCGGAAAGGGCACGGTCGCTGCGCACATCCGCGAGACCCACCCCGAGATCCATCTCTCGGTCTCGGCGACAACGCGCGCGCCGAGGCCGGGCGAGGTCGACGGCGTGCACTACTACTTCGTCGACGACGCCGAGTTCGACCGGCTCATCGCAGAGAGGCAGCTGCTCGAGTACGCGGTCGTGCACAACAAGCACCGCTACGGCACACCCCGTGGACCCGTCGATGCGGCACTGGCCGAGGGAAGGACCGTACTGCTCGAGATCGACCTGCAGGGCGCCAGGCAGGTCAGAGCGGCCGAGCCGACGGCATCGCTCGTCTTCCTGCTTCCGCCGAGCTGGGACGAGCTGGTGCACCGGCTCGTCGGCCGCGGCACCGAGGACGCCGAAGAGCGCACCCGCCGGCTGCGCACCGCACGGGTGGAGCTCGCGGCCCAGAACGAGTTCGATTACCTCGTCGTGAACGCCGACGTCGCCACGGCCGCCGAAGAGGTCGTAGAATTGTCGTCAGACTCTGCGCGCTGA
- the pyrF gene encoding orotidine-5'-phosphate decarboxylase — protein MSDSFGTRLRTAMDRFGPLCVGIDPHSALLDQWGLAQDADGLRSFGLAVVEAAAGRAGVVKPQVAFFERFGSRGFAALEEVMSAARDAGLIVLADAKRGDIGSTMAGYASAWLEPGSPLEADAVTISPYLGPDSLRETLTTAVRAGKGVFVLAATSNPEAAALQTALTVDVAAADQQTVAARVTRDVTWVNHSAAFAGGLGPIGLVIGATVDRSAVGLDDELLVDTPILAPGFGAQGATADDLPARFGAVAGNVLASESRSILGAGAAGVAEMISTRNARYQEVLRG, from the coding sequence ATGAGCGATTCCTTCGGCACCCGTCTTCGCACGGCCATGGACCGCTTCGGGCCGCTGTGCGTCGGCATCGATCCCCACTCCGCCCTGCTCGATCAGTGGGGCCTCGCTCAGGACGCCGACGGGCTGCGGTCGTTCGGGCTCGCCGTCGTCGAGGCGGCCGCGGGCCGAGCGGGGGTCGTGAAGCCGCAGGTCGCGTTCTTCGAGAGGTTCGGCTCCCGCGGATTCGCCGCGCTGGAGGAGGTCATGTCGGCCGCCAGGGATGCCGGACTGATCGTGCTCGCCGATGCCAAGCGAGGCGACATCGGATCGACGATGGCCGGCTATGCGTCTGCGTGGCTGGAGCCCGGCTCGCCCCTCGAAGCGGATGCAGTGACCATCAGCCCGTACCTCGGGCCCGACTCGCTGCGCGAGACGCTCACCACGGCCGTGCGGGCAGGCAAAGGCGTGTTCGTCCTCGCCGCGACGAGCAACCCCGAGGCTGCCGCCCTGCAGACCGCGCTGACCGTCGATGTGGCTGCCGCGGATCAGCAGACGGTCGCCGCGCGGGTCACCCGCGACGTCACATGGGTCAATCACTCCGCAGCGTTCGCAGGCGGGCTCGGCCCGATCGGGCTGGTGATCGGGGCGACGGTCGATCGCTCGGCTGTCGGCCTGGACGATGAGCTGCTCGTCGACACGCCGATCCTCGCACCGGGCTTCGGGGCCCAGGGCGCGACGGCGGATGACCTTCCGGCTCGCTTCGGCGCGGTCGCGGGCAACGTGCTGGCGAGCGAGAGCCGCAGCATCCTCGGAGCCGGCGCTGCCGGAGTAGCCGAGATGATCAGCACCCGGAATGCGCGCTATCAGGAGGTCCTCCGTGGCTGA
- the carA gene encoding glutamine-hydrolyzing carbamoyl-phosphate synthase small subunit, which yields MTSANSNPIEPAVLVLEDGTRFEGRAYGARGITLGEVVFATGMSGYQETLTDPSYAGQIVLQTAPHIGNTGMNREDQESSRIWVAGYIVRDPARRVSNWRSEESLDDALVRGGVVGISAIDTRALTRRIRDTGSMRGGIFSGADAALSADEQLRRVTAAPEMAGQNLSATVSVAEPVVIPAAAERIGNVAVLDLGVKQSTLDNLAALGFDVHVLPQSATFDDMMAVSPDAVFYSNGPGDPSASDQQVAVLRQVLDARIPYFGICFGNQLFGRALGLGTYKLTFGHRGINQPVVDKATGRVEITAHNHGFAVEAPVEGEFDSPHGYGRVEVSHVGLNDRVVEGLRALDLPAFSVQYHPEAAAGPHDAHYLFSRFRELVVANKKGAN from the coding sequence TTGACCTCAGCGAACAGCAACCCGATCGAGCCCGCCGTCCTGGTGCTCGAGGACGGCACCCGATTCGAGGGCCGTGCATACGGCGCCCGCGGCATCACGCTCGGCGAAGTCGTCTTCGCCACCGGAATGTCCGGCTATCAGGAGACGCTGACCGACCCGTCCTATGCAGGGCAGATCGTGCTGCAGACCGCGCCGCACATCGGCAACACCGGGATGAACCGGGAGGATCAGGAGTCGTCGCGCATCTGGGTCGCCGGATACATCGTGCGCGACCCCGCCCGCCGAGTGTCGAACTGGCGCTCGGAGGAGTCCCTTGACGACGCGCTGGTGCGCGGCGGTGTCGTCGGGATCAGCGCGATCGACACCCGTGCGCTCACCCGCCGCATCCGCGACACGGGCTCCATGCGCGGCGGAATCTTCTCGGGAGCCGACGCGGCGCTGAGCGCCGACGAGCAGCTCCGTCGTGTCACGGCAGCGCCCGAGATGGCCGGCCAGAACCTGTCGGCGACGGTCTCGGTCGCCGAGCCCGTCGTGATCCCCGCCGCCGCCGAGCGCATCGGCAACGTGGCGGTCCTGGATCTGGGGGTCAAGCAGTCCACGCTCGACAACCTCGCCGCACTCGGGTTCGACGTCCACGTGCTCCCTCAGTCCGCCACCTTCGACGACATGATGGCCGTCTCGCCGGATGCCGTGTTCTACTCCAACGGCCCCGGCGACCCCTCCGCATCCGACCAGCAGGTCGCGGTGCTTCGCCAGGTGCTCGACGCGCGCATCCCGTACTTCGGGATCTGCTTCGGCAACCAGCTGTTCGGGCGCGCACTCGGCCTCGGAACCTACAAGCTGACCTTCGGACACCGCGGCATCAACCAGCCCGTGGTCGACAAGGCGACCGGGCGGGTCGAGATCACCGCGCACAACCACGGCTTCGCCGTCGAGGCGCCCGTCGAGGGCGAGTTCGACAGCCCGCACGGCTACGGCCGCGTCGAGGTCAGCCACGTCGGACTCAACGACCGGGTCGTCGAGGGGCTCCGTGCCCTCGATCTGCCGGCGTTCTCCGTGCAGTACCACCCGGAGGCGGCGGCCGGACCGCACGACGCCCACTACCTGTTCAGCAGATTCCGCGAACTCGTCGTCGCGAACAAGAAGGGCGCCAACTGA
- a CDS encoding dihydroorotase, giving the protein MAGVQLLGRDSADIVIENGVIAEIGSGLARSGARVIDAAGLVALPGLVDLHTHLREPGFEASETVLTGTRAAAAGGFTAVFAMPNTQPVADTAGVVEQELALGEAAGYATVQPIGAVTVGQKGERLAELGAMAGSRARVRVFSDDGFCVWDPLIMRRALEYVKSFDGVIAQHAQDPRLTEGAQMNEGVVSAELGLAGWPAVAEESIIARDVLLAEHVGSRLHVCHLSTAGSVDIIRWAKKRGIQVTAEVTPHHLLLTDDLVRDYDARYKVNPPLRTAEDVMAVREGLADGTIDIVATDHAPHPAENKACEWQAAANGMVGLESALRVVHQAMVETGQLAWSDVARVMSAAPARIGRLDGFGALEVGRPAHVTLYDPSVPGVFTEADLHGRSHNSPYIGRELPGRVQWTIHGGVVTVDGGMLVEELGE; this is encoded by the coding sequence ATCGCAGGCGTCCAGCTGCTCGGGCGCGACAGCGCCGACATCGTGATCGAGAACGGTGTCATCGCGGAGATCGGCTCAGGCCTCGCGCGATCCGGCGCGCGCGTCATCGACGCTGCAGGCCTGGTCGCCCTCCCCGGTCTCGTCGATCTGCACACCCACCTGCGCGAGCCGGGCTTCGAAGCATCTGAGACGGTCCTCACCGGCACCCGCGCCGCCGCCGCCGGAGGGTTCACCGCCGTGTTCGCGATGCCGAACACGCAGCCCGTCGCCGACACCGCAGGCGTCGTGGAGCAGGAGCTCGCCCTCGGCGAAGCCGCCGGATACGCCACTGTGCAGCCGATCGGCGCGGTCACCGTCGGGCAGAAGGGGGAGCGCCTCGCGGAGCTTGGCGCCATGGCCGGGTCGCGAGCGCGGGTGCGCGTGTTCAGCGACGACGGCTTCTGCGTCTGGGACCCGCTGATCATGCGGCGCGCACTGGAGTATGTGAAGTCGTTCGACGGCGTCATCGCCCAGCACGCGCAGGATCCCCGCCTCACCGAAGGCGCGCAGATGAACGAGGGTGTCGTGTCGGCCGAACTCGGCCTCGCCGGCTGGCCCGCGGTCGCGGAGGAGTCGATCATCGCCCGCGATGTGCTGCTCGCCGAGCACGTCGGATCGCGCCTGCACGTCTGCCATCTGTCGACGGCCGGTTCGGTCGACATCATCAGGTGGGCGAAGAAGCGAGGCATCCAGGTCACGGCCGAGGTCACGCCGCACCACCTGCTGCTCACCGACGACCTCGTGCGCGACTACGACGCGCGCTACAAGGTCAACCCGCCCCTGCGCACTGCGGAAGACGTCATGGCCGTGCGCGAGGGCCTGGCCGACGGCACCATCGACATCGTGGCCACCGACCACGCCCCGCACCCCGCAGAGAACAAGGCCTGCGAGTGGCAGGCCGCGGCCAACGGCATGGTCGGGCTCGAGAGCGCGCTGCGCGTCGTGCACCAGGCGATGGTCGAGACGGGGCAGCTCGCCTGGTCCGATGTCGCGCGGGTGATGAGCGCCGCGCCGGCACGCATCGGCCGACTCGACGGATTCGGCGCGCTCGAGGTCGGACGCCCCGCGCATGTGACGCTGTACGACCCGAGCGTTCCCGGGGTGTTCACCGAAGCCGATCTGCACGGACGCAGCCACAACTCGCCGTACATCGGTCGCGAGCTGCCCGGACGCGTGCAGTGGACGATCCACGGCGGTGTCGTGACGGTCGACGGGGGCATGCTCGTCGAGGAGCTGGGCGAGTGA